A window from Cryptomeria japonica chromosome 1, Sugi_1.0, whole genome shotgun sequence encodes these proteins:
- the LOC131876671 gene encoding germin-like protein 1-1, with product MAYFWVSLVLVLLAPTTSADPNPLQDFCVADTSSSTVYMNGLPCINPTKASAKHFTTSILSTQGNTSGNPFGVSLTVTTTEVLPGINTLGMIMARVDFAVGAVLPPHTHPRASEIIFVLEGNLRVGFVDTTNKLFSADIKTGDVFVFPKALIHFAQNMGNSPASVIAALNSQSPGNSVIPLATFASNPAISSSVLAMSFQINLMEVETIRKKLGGS from the coding sequence ATGGCATACTTTTGGGTTTCTCTAGTTTTGGTTTTACTAGCGCCCACAACAAGTGCAGATCCAAACCCATTGCAGGATTTCTGCGTAGCAGACACTTCCTCTTCAACAGTTTATATGAATGGTCTGCCTTGTATCAATCCCACCAAAGCTTCTGCAAAGCACTTTACTACATCTATTTTGAGCACACAGGGAAATACATCAGGCAATCCATTTGGAGTGAGTTTGACTGTCACAACAACAGAGGTTCTCCCTGGCATAAACACACTGGGGATGATAATGGCTCGCGTAGATTTTGCAGTGGGAGCAGTGCTTCCTCCTCACACACACCCACGAGCTTCTGAAATAATCTTCGTTTTGGAAGGGAATCTCAGAGTTGGGTTTGTGGACACCACCAACAAGCTTTTCTCTGCAGATATCAAAACAGGTGATGTTTTTGTGTTTCCCAAAGCTCTCATACACTTCGCTCAGAACATGGGAAACAGCCCCGCGTCTGTTATAGCGGCTCTTAACAGTCAATCTCCCGGTAACTCTGTCATTCCCTTGGCCACTTTTGCTTCCAATCCGGCAATTTCCAGTAGTGTTTTGGCAATGTCATTCCAGATCAACCTTATGGAGGTGGAGACAATCAGAAAGAAGCTTGGTGGTAGCTGA